The following proteins are co-located in the Salvelinus fontinalis isolate EN_2023a chromosome 29, ASM2944872v1, whole genome shotgun sequence genome:
- the LOC129827444 gene encoding titin homolog isoform X1 — MSHNYSYRRPPPAKDLRDSSFDSPDHLHPGNHSDNVYRSSQEPPSHCTIPSYPYSSSRASAATESPYSSSLNRSDQTLLSSCGLEPKDLSLLAEMPEDLNNVENLPHLVLEIKKKRATQQSPYPAMISYPLAATSRPPSATPPPGRVWEQGDRSRSQQLDYPLDIHPSLPPSQLLPTEQAEPWQLDQHGNSMQYTRSRLEPVPVRVVDYHYGKETPRSYQTPRSTYSTAQGGSSNSWKPPNSSQPAVDYRYSPPPTTDYRPRPDQDVPVVTIKMATSGNTPTKKAALDFHGEIPKTFPHSCSLCNITVLSEKYWFPHANGTQHAEGQLTLLKMYPEWDCQMQTTRNGDETEEETEEKTKRPKKRRKEKTGGPSHRLINYLGKPSSSGSRESKDPKTKVTKRSGKVVCAKFSARCLNEDGLKDLIKPFGEVVKIIMFPALLQAFVEMGSKDQAADIVTYYLSNPVMVKGGQVTFSVSSTFNFLQSSRVLRFSPVPSGKESAAWKRELLAVAEGFGPVKRTLFLPTQAFVEMTNALDAQKLVGHHTSKHLKIDEIHIKVAFSSEYNTLRTISDRKSSDRKSPDRSRNSEDRSKRKRTPSHRRRSLSPRRDSPTTSKRRRSRERDSDHHKERVKSNCGGKGSPRSPSKQSSSRSSGSPRRPRSPSKQSSSRSSRSPRRPRSPSKQSSSRSSRSSRRPRSPSKQSSSRSSRSPRRPRSPSKQRSSRSSRSPRRPRSPSKQSSSQTSRSPRSHTKERVSSEKKTPGSGKIDPKKDKVSPSSTRSQPPTKDKTPSLSSTVMEKSEEAVDKTDQSKKKTETREDGATEACDMDSDIEGMAVYGEDGEKNSDMGEEEEEEGQVGEKEGEVGEAEVVEGEGEVGGKQEDGQVVEEEEEVEEEEKGEKQQESAEDLIQELSATGSEQGKAFSATGSEQGKAFSATGSEQGKAFSATGSEQGKAFSATGSEQGKKRDDEDQKADASYVDEEEHDFPEGHENPITLDDLEQDSSADDQDNQSTDEPKSRSKSRSKSRSKSKSKSRPKSRPKSRPKSRSKSKNSGRDQTTSRVIYVRNLPKGFYTEKDFLKIVKGFGRVHCYYLHRNGVEGFIEMESSSDATKALRELRYYGYKLYDQYVVATRSDKYRRLTTGLKPESDSDSESDLKKDHRNTRSSRIRIRRWVISHSKSAAKDEETKEEDEETKEEDEETKEEDEETKEEDEETKEEDEETDEETDEETDEETDEETDEETDEETDEETKETDEETDEETKEEDEETKEEDEETRKEDEETNEETKETNEETKETDEETDEETKEGDEETKEEDEETDEETDEEEDEETKEEDEETAQQVHSEQRSKQSSDPAKHFHMDRGASKLNTDKWSNSEDQNKASVSAAEDEKRACSTEDNVETKMEDNVEIGPDYVKTGMESSFQPNNPVGTEFIQPVMGYFCNLCQAIYVNEDEAKYQHCSSLCHYLKFMEHSGKDKASS; from the exons ATGTCTCACAACTACTCCTACAGACGACCACCACCAGCTAAAGATCTAAGAGATAGCTCTTTCGACTCTCCAGATCACCTGCACCCTGGAAACCACAGTGACAATGTTTACAGATCGTCTCAGGAGCCACCATCTCATTGCACAATACCATCCTACCCATACTCCTCATCCAGAGCCTCCGCTGCCACCGAGTCCCCttactcctcctcactaaacaggtCAGACCAAACTCTCCTGAGCAGCTGTGGGCTCGAGCCCAAAGACTTGTCTCTACTAGCCGAGATGCCTGAGGATCTCAACAACGTGGAGAACCTACCACATCTGGTCCTGGAGATCAAGAAGAAGAGGGCGACACAGCAGTCGCCATATCCAGCTATGATCTCTTACCCTCTTGCTGCCACATCTCGTCCCCCCTCTGCTACCCCGCCTCCAGGCCGTGTGTGGGAGCAGGGTGACCGGAGTCGTTCTCAACAATTAGACTACCCGTTGGAcatccacccctctcttcccccttcccAACTTCTTCCCACAGAACAGGCTGAGCCCTGGCAACTAGATCAGCATGGCAACTCAATGCAGTACACACGCTCTCGCCTAGAACCTGTGCCTGTCCGAGTTGTGGACTACCACTATGGTAAAGAAACTCCCAGAAGTTACCAAACTCCTAGGTCCACTTACAGCACGGCCCAAGGAGGAAGCAGCAACAGCTGGAAACCCCCCAACTCATCCCAACCAGCAGTAGATTACAGGTACTCACCACCAccgactacagactacagaccacGCCCAGACCAAGATGTCCCAGTTGTCACAATCAAGATGGCCACCTCTGGCAACACTCCCACCAAGAAGGCTGCTCTTGACTTCCACGGAGAAATCCCCAAAACGTTTCCTCATTCGTGCTCTCTCTGTAATATTACCGTGCTCTCTGAAAAG TACTGGTTCCCACATGCCAATGGAACTCAACATGCAGAGGGACAGCTCACACTTCTTAAAAT GTATCCTGAGTGGGATTGCCAGATGCAGACCACCAGAAA TGGTGATGAGACCGAAGAAGAGACCGAAGAAAAGACAAAGAGACCGaagaagagaagaaaagagaagacTGGTGGACCTTCCCATAGGTTGATTAACTACTTGG GTAAACCGTCAAGTAGCGGTTCTAGAGAAAGCAAAGACCCTAAGACAAAGGTTACTAAG AGGAGTGGCAAAGTGGTTTGTGCCAAATTCTCTGCCCGGTGTCTCAACGAAGATGGTTTGAAGGACCTGATTAAACCGTTTGGGGAAGTTGTGAAAATCATCATGTTCCCTGCTTTG CTTCAGGCGTTTGTGGAGATGGGCTCAAAGGACCAGGCCGCTGATATTGTGACATACTACCTCAGTAACCCAGTGATGGTGAAAGGAGGACAAGTCACCTTCTCTGTCTCTTCAACATTTAATTTCCTGCAG AGTTCCCGGGTGTTGCGTTTTTCCCCTGTGCCTTCTGGCAAAGAGTCTGCCGCGTGGAAGAGAGAGTTACTGGCCGTAGCTGAAGGATTTGGACCTGTAAAGCGCACTCTATTCTTACCCACGCAG GCATTTGTGGAAATGACAAATGCACTAGATGCACAGAAGCTGGTTGGACACCATACGTCTAAACACCTGAAAATAGATGAGATACATATTAAAGTGGCCTTCTCTTCAGAGTATAATACACTTCG GACCATATCTGACAGGAAGTCTTCAGACAGGAAGTCTCCAGACAGGAGCAGGAATTCTGAAGACCGATCTAAGAGGAAGAGAACCCCAAGCCACAGAAGGCGGTCCCTCAGCCCCAGGAGAGATTCCCCAACCACCTCAaaaaggaggaggagtagagagagggatagcgaCCATCACAAAGAACGAGTGAAATCAAACTGTGGGGGTAAAGGCAGTCCAAGGTCCCCCAGCAAACAAAGTTCCAGCCGGTCATCCGGAAGCCCTCGCAGGCCAAGGTCCCCCAGCAAACAGAGCTCCAGCCGGTCTTCCAGAAGCCCTCGCAGGCCAAGATCCCCCAGCAAACAGAGCTCCAGCCGGTCTTCCAGAAGCTCTCGCAGGCCAAGATCCCCAAGCAAACAGAGCTCCAGCCGGTCTTCCAGAAGCCCTCGCAGGCCAAGGTCCCCCAGCAAACAGCGCTCCAGCCGGTCTTCCAGAAGCCCTCGCAGGCCAAGGTCCCCCAGTAAACAGAGCTCCAGCCAGACCTCCAGAAGCCCTCGCTCCCATACTAAAGAGAGGGTCTCCAGTGAGAAGAAGACCCCAGGTTCTGGTAAAATAGACCCCAAGAAGGACAAGGTATCTCCCAGTTCCACTCGCTCACAACCTCCCACCAAGGATAAGACCCCATCCCTGTCCTCCACTGTGATGGAGAAGTCCGAAGAGGCTGTCGACAAGACTGACCAGAGCAAGAAAAAAACTGAGACTCGGGAGGATGGAGCCACGGAGGCCTGTGATATGGACAGTGACATCGAGGGGATGGCCGTGTATGGGGAGGATGGGGAGAAGAACTCTGACATGggcgaggaggaagaggaagaggggcaagtaggggagaaagagggagaggtaggagaggcagaagtagtagagggagagggagaggtaggggggaAACAGGAAGATGGGCAAgtagtggaggaagaggaagaggtagaggaggaagagaagggagagaaacagCAGGAGAGTGCTGAGGACTTGATCCAAGAGCTCTCAGCTACCGGATCAGAACAGGGGAAAGCGTTCTCAGCTACCGGATCAGAACAGGGGAAAGCGTTCTCAGCTACCGGATCAGAACAGGGGAAAGCGTTCTCAGCTACCGGATCAGAACAGGGGAAAGCGTTCTCAGCTACCGGATCAGAACAGGGGAAAAAGAGAGATGATGAAGACCAGAAAGCAGATGCTTCATATGTTGATGAG GAGGAGCATGATTTCCCAGAGGGCCATGAGAACCCTATCACTCTGGATGACCTAGAGCAGGATTCGTCAGCTGATGACCAAG ATAACCAGTCAACAGATGAGCCCAAGAGCAGGTCCAAGAGCAGGTCCAAGAGCAGGTCCAAGAGCAAGTCCAAGAGCAGGCCCAAGAGCAGGCCCAAGAGCAGGCCCAAGAGCAGGTCCAAGAGCAAG aACTCAGGACGTGATCAGACAACCAGTAGAGTGATCTACGTCAGAAACCTTCCCaaaggcttctatacagagaagGACTTCCTGAAGATTGTTAAAGGCTTTGGGAGAGTGCACTGCTATTATCTCCATCGCAATGGTGTAGAG ggcttcaTTGAGATGGAGAGTTCTTCTGATGCGACAAAGGCTTTAAGAGAGCTGCGTTACTATGGCTATAAATTATACGACCAGTACGTGGTGGCCACGCGGTCTGATAAATACAGAAGACTAACAACAGG GTTGAAACCTGAATCAGACTCTGATTCTGAAAGTGATCTGAAGAAAGATCACAGGAATACTAGAAGCAGCAGGATCAGGATAAGGAGATGGGTCATCAGTCACTCAAAGTCAGCAGCTAAGGACGAGGAGACgaaagaggaggacgaggagacgaaagaggaggacgaggagacgaaagaggaggacgaggagacgaaagaggaggacgaggagacgaaagaggaggacgaggagacgGACGAGGAGACGGACGAGGAGACGGACGAGGAGACGGACGAGGAGACGGACGAGGAGACGGACGAGGAGACGGACGAGGAGACGAAAGAGACGGACGAGGAGACGGACGAGGAGACgaaagaggaggacgaggagacgaaagaggaggacgaggagacgAGAAAGGAGGACGAGGAGACGAACGAGGAGACGAAAGAGACGAACGAGGAGACGAAAGAGACGGACGAGGAGACGGACGAGGAGACGAAAGAAGGGGACGAGGAGAcgaaagaggaggatgaggagacggACGAGGAgacggacgaggaggaggacgaggagacgaaagaggaggatgaggagacggCACAACAAGTACACTCCGAACAGCGTAGTAAACAATCGTCTGATCCAGCTAAACACTTTCACATGGACAGAGGAGCGTCTAAATTGAATACTGACAAATGGTCCAACAGTGAAGACCAAAACAAGgcctctgtctctgctgctgaagatgagaaGCGGGCCTGTAGCACCGAGGACAATGTAGAAACCAAGATGGAGGATAATGTGGAAATAGGACCAGATTACGTGAAGACTGGTATGGAGTCATCATTCCAGCCCAACAACCCAGTGG GAACGGAATTCATTCAACCTGTCATGGGCTACTTCTGCAACCTGTGTCAAGCCATTTATGTCAATGAGGACGAAGCAAAGTACCAACACTGCAGCAGCCTTTGTCACTATCTGAAGTTTATG GAACATTCAGGTAAAGACAAAGCCTCTAGCTAA
- the LOC129827444 gene encoding neurofilament heavy polypeptide-like isoform X2, whose translation MSQLSQSRWPPLATLPPRRLLLTSTEKSPKRFLIRALSVILPCSLKSTGSHMPMELNMQRDSSHFLKCILSGIARCRPPEMVMRPKKRPKKRQRDRRREEKRRLVDLPIGKPSSSGSRESKDPKTKVTKRSGKVVCAKFSARCLNEDGLKDLIKPFGEVVKIIMFPALLQAFVEMGSKDQAADIVTYYLSNPVMVKGGQVTFSVSSTFNFLQSSRVLRFSPVPSGKESAAWKRELLAVAEGFGPVKRTLFLPTQAFVEMTNALDAQKLVGHHTSKHLKIDEIHIKVAFSSEYNTLRTISDRKSSDRKSPDRSRNSEDRSKRKRTPSHRRRSLSPRRDSPTTSKRRRSRERDSDHHKERVKSNCGGKGSPRSPSKQSSSRSSGSPRRPRSPSKQSSSRSSRSPRRPRSPSKQSSSRSSRSSRRPRSPSKQSSSRSSRSPRRPRSPSKQRSSRSSRSPRRPRSPSKQSSSQTSRSPRSHTKERVSSEKKTPGSGKIDPKKDKVSPSSTRSQPPTKDKTPSLSSTVMEKSEEAVDKTDQSKKKTETREDGATEACDMDSDIEGMAVYGEDGEKNSDMGEEEEEEGQVGEKEGEVGEAEVVEGEGEVGGKQEDGQVVEEEEEVEEEEKGEKQQESAEDLIQELSATGSEQGKAFSATGSEQGKAFSATGSEQGKAFSATGSEQGKAFSATGSEQGKKRDDEDQKADASYVDEEEHDFPEGHENPITLDDLEQDSSADDQDNQSTDEPKSRSKSRSKSRSKSKSKSRPKSRPKSRPKSRSKSKNSGRDQTTSRVIYVRNLPKGFYTEKDFLKIVKGFGRVHCYYLHRNGVEGFIEMESSSDATKALRELRYYGYKLYDQYVVATRSDKYRRLTTGLKPESDSDSESDLKKDHRNTRSSRIRIRRWVISHSKSAAKDEETKEEDEETKEEDEETKEEDEETKEEDEETKEEDEETDEETDEETDEETDEETDEETDEETDEETKETDEETDEETKEEDEETKEEDEETRKEDEETNEETKETNEETKETDEETDEETKEGDEETKEEDEETDEETDEEEDEETKEEDEETAQQVHSEQRSKQSSDPAKHFHMDRGASKLNTDKWSNSEDQNKASVSAAEDEKRACSTEDNVETKMEDNVEIGPDYVKTGMESSFQPNNPVGTEFIQPVMGYFCNLCQAIYVNEDEAKYQHCSSLCHYLKFMEHSGKDKASS comes from the exons ATGTCCCAGTTGTCACAATCAAGATGGCCACCTCTGGCAACACTCCCACCAAGAAGGCTGCTCTTGACTTCCACGGAGAAATCCCCAAAACGTTTCCTCATTCGTGCTCTCTCTGTAATATTACCGTGCTCTCTGAAAAG TACTGGTTCCCACATGCCAATGGAACTCAACATGCAGAGGGACAGCTCACACTTCTTAAAAT GTATCCTGAGTGGGATTGCCAGATGCAGACCACCAGAAA TGGTGATGAGACCGAAGAAGAGACCGAAGAAAAGACAAAGAGACCGaagaagagaagaaaagagaagacTGGTGGACCTTCCCATAG GTAAACCGTCAAGTAGCGGTTCTAGAGAAAGCAAAGACCCTAAGACAAAGGTTACTAAG AGGAGTGGCAAAGTGGTTTGTGCCAAATTCTCTGCCCGGTGTCTCAACGAAGATGGTTTGAAGGACCTGATTAAACCGTTTGGGGAAGTTGTGAAAATCATCATGTTCCCTGCTTTG CTTCAGGCGTTTGTGGAGATGGGCTCAAAGGACCAGGCCGCTGATATTGTGACATACTACCTCAGTAACCCAGTGATGGTGAAAGGAGGACAAGTCACCTTCTCTGTCTCTTCAACATTTAATTTCCTGCAG AGTTCCCGGGTGTTGCGTTTTTCCCCTGTGCCTTCTGGCAAAGAGTCTGCCGCGTGGAAGAGAGAGTTACTGGCCGTAGCTGAAGGATTTGGACCTGTAAAGCGCACTCTATTCTTACCCACGCAG GCATTTGTGGAAATGACAAATGCACTAGATGCACAGAAGCTGGTTGGACACCATACGTCTAAACACCTGAAAATAGATGAGATACATATTAAAGTGGCCTTCTCTTCAGAGTATAATACACTTCG GACCATATCTGACAGGAAGTCTTCAGACAGGAAGTCTCCAGACAGGAGCAGGAATTCTGAAGACCGATCTAAGAGGAAGAGAACCCCAAGCCACAGAAGGCGGTCCCTCAGCCCCAGGAGAGATTCCCCAACCACCTCAaaaaggaggaggagtagagagagggatagcgaCCATCACAAAGAACGAGTGAAATCAAACTGTGGGGGTAAAGGCAGTCCAAGGTCCCCCAGCAAACAAAGTTCCAGCCGGTCATCCGGAAGCCCTCGCAGGCCAAGGTCCCCCAGCAAACAGAGCTCCAGCCGGTCTTCCAGAAGCCCTCGCAGGCCAAGATCCCCCAGCAAACAGAGCTCCAGCCGGTCTTCCAGAAGCTCTCGCAGGCCAAGATCCCCAAGCAAACAGAGCTCCAGCCGGTCTTCCAGAAGCCCTCGCAGGCCAAGGTCCCCCAGCAAACAGCGCTCCAGCCGGTCTTCCAGAAGCCCTCGCAGGCCAAGGTCCCCCAGTAAACAGAGCTCCAGCCAGACCTCCAGAAGCCCTCGCTCCCATACTAAAGAGAGGGTCTCCAGTGAGAAGAAGACCCCAGGTTCTGGTAAAATAGACCCCAAGAAGGACAAGGTATCTCCCAGTTCCACTCGCTCACAACCTCCCACCAAGGATAAGACCCCATCCCTGTCCTCCACTGTGATGGAGAAGTCCGAAGAGGCTGTCGACAAGACTGACCAGAGCAAGAAAAAAACTGAGACTCGGGAGGATGGAGCCACGGAGGCCTGTGATATGGACAGTGACATCGAGGGGATGGCCGTGTATGGGGAGGATGGGGAGAAGAACTCTGACATGggcgaggaggaagaggaagaggggcaagtaggggagaaagagggagaggtaggagaggcagaagtagtagagggagagggagaggtaggggggaAACAGGAAGATGGGCAAgtagtggaggaagaggaagaggtagaggaggaagagaagggagagaaacagCAGGAGAGTGCTGAGGACTTGATCCAAGAGCTCTCAGCTACCGGATCAGAACAGGGGAAAGCGTTCTCAGCTACCGGATCAGAACAGGGGAAAGCGTTCTCAGCTACCGGATCAGAACAGGGGAAAGCGTTCTCAGCTACCGGATCAGAACAGGGGAAAGCGTTCTCAGCTACCGGATCAGAACAGGGGAAAAAGAGAGATGATGAAGACCAGAAAGCAGATGCTTCATATGTTGATGAG GAGGAGCATGATTTCCCAGAGGGCCATGAGAACCCTATCACTCTGGATGACCTAGAGCAGGATTCGTCAGCTGATGACCAAG ATAACCAGTCAACAGATGAGCCCAAGAGCAGGTCCAAGAGCAGGTCCAAGAGCAGGTCCAAGAGCAAGTCCAAGAGCAGGCCCAAGAGCAGGCCCAAGAGCAGGCCCAAGAGCAGGTCCAAGAGCAAG aACTCAGGACGTGATCAGACAACCAGTAGAGTGATCTACGTCAGAAACCTTCCCaaaggcttctatacagagaagGACTTCCTGAAGATTGTTAAAGGCTTTGGGAGAGTGCACTGCTATTATCTCCATCGCAATGGTGTAGAG ggcttcaTTGAGATGGAGAGTTCTTCTGATGCGACAAAGGCTTTAAGAGAGCTGCGTTACTATGGCTATAAATTATACGACCAGTACGTGGTGGCCACGCGGTCTGATAAATACAGAAGACTAACAACAGG GTTGAAACCTGAATCAGACTCTGATTCTGAAAGTGATCTGAAGAAAGATCACAGGAATACTAGAAGCAGCAGGATCAGGATAAGGAGATGGGTCATCAGTCACTCAAAGTCAGCAGCTAAGGACGAGGAGACgaaagaggaggacgaggagacgaaagaggaggacgaggagacgaaagaggaggacgaggagacgaaagaggaggacgaggagacgaaagaggaggacgaggagacgGACGAGGAGACGGACGAGGAGACGGACGAGGAGACGGACGAGGAGACGGACGAGGAGACGGACGAGGAGACGGACGAGGAGACGAAAGAGACGGACGAGGAGACGGACGAGGAGACgaaagaggaggacgaggagacgaaagaggaggacgaggagacgAGAAAGGAGGACGAGGAGACGAACGAGGAGACGAAAGAGACGAACGAGGAGACGAAAGAGACGGACGAGGAGACGGACGAGGAGACGAAAGAAGGGGACGAGGAGAcgaaagaggaggatgaggagacggACGAGGAgacggacgaggaggaggacgaggagacgaaagaggaggatgaggagacggCACAACAAGTACACTCCGAACAGCGTAGTAAACAATCGTCTGATCCAGCTAAACACTTTCACATGGACAGAGGAGCGTCTAAATTGAATACTGACAAATGGTCCAACAGTGAAGACCAAAACAAGgcctctgtctctgctgctgaagatgagaaGCGGGCCTGTAGCACCGAGGACAATGTAGAAACCAAGATGGAGGATAATGTGGAAATAGGACCAGATTACGTGAAGACTGGTATGGAGTCATCATTCCAGCCCAACAACCCAGTGG GAACGGAATTCATTCAACCTGTCATGGGCTACTTCTGCAACCTGTGTCAAGCCATTTATGTCAATGAGGACGAAGCAAAGTACCAACACTGCAGCAGCCTTTGTCACTATCTGAAGTTTATG GAACATTCAGGTAAAGACAAAGCCTCTAGCTAA
- the LOC129827447 gene encoding polyadenylate-binding protein-interacting protein 2-like: MKDPSRINNTPSLSNSELILHGQFINDDNPFAEYMWMENEEEFNRQIEEELWEEEFIERCFQEMLDEEENEWFIPARDLPPTLGQLQDQLNLLVLCDTGIVDGLAINSNLNPEAQEFVPGWKH, from the exons ATGAAAGACCCAAGTCGCATCAACAACACCCCAAGCCTCAGCAACAGCGAACTTATCTTACACGGACAGTTCATCAATGATGACAATCCTTTTGCTGAATACATGTGGATGGAGAATGAGGAGGAATTCAACAGACAG ATTGAGGAGGAACTGTGGGAGGAGGAGTTCATTGAGCGGTGTTTCCAGGAGATGTTGGATGAAGAGGAGAATGAATGGTTCATCCCAGCAAGAGATCTCCCTCCAACCCTCGGTCAACTCCAGGACCAACTCAACCTACTGGTCCTCTGTGACACAGGCATCGTCGACGGCCTGGCG ATCAACAGCAATTTGAACCCTGAAGCACAAGAATTCGTACCAGGGTGGAAGCACTGA